In Vibrio marisflavi CECT 7928, the following are encoded in one genomic region:
- a CDS encoding imelysin family protein, with amino-acid sequence MSFKVHFFGAVATVYLTFSGVAQAADTVTKEQVVEHYADLAHAVYADALITAKQLETSIDTFLASPSQKGLEKVRNTWRLARVPYQQSEVFRFGNPVVDDWEGQLNAWPLDEGLIDYVAADYQYELGNEGATANVVANKNIKVGANSVDARDINAELIVKLNEIGGSEANVASGYHAIEFLLWGQDLNGTKSGAGQRPYTDFVVGKGCTNGHCDRRGQYLKAAAQLLVKDLTWMENQWTVSSKGNYRETLVSESSEEGLRKILFGMGSLSLGELAGERMKVALEANSTEDEHDCFSDNTHYSHYYNEKGIYNVYTGTYKRVDGSIVNGASIADLVNQKNAQAEKIIKKDFDNALNEVKKIVDEAENNDQHFDQLIAANNKNGHKIVNNAIVALVKQTASIERAASIIGINNLNPDTADHEF; translated from the coding sequence ATGAGTTTTAAAGTTCACTTTTTCGGTGCTGTTGCTACAGTTTATTTAACTTTTTCGGGAGTCGCTCAGGCAGCTGATACCGTAACAAAAGAGCAGGTTGTTGAGCACTATGCTGATTTAGCTCATGCTGTCTATGCAGACGCGTTAATTACTGCAAAACAGTTAGAAACATCAATCGATACCTTTTTGGCGTCACCTTCCCAAAAGGGTCTTGAAAAAGTACGTAATACTTGGAGATTGGCGCGTGTTCCTTACCAGCAATCAGAAGTATTTAGATTCGGTAACCCTGTCGTTGATGACTGGGAAGGTCAGTTGAATGCTTGGCCGCTTGATGAAGGCCTGATTGATTACGTTGCTGCCGACTATCAATATGAGCTTGGGAATGAAGGTGCCACTGCGAATGTGGTCGCAAATAAAAACATCAAAGTGGGAGCCAATTCCGTAGATGCAAGAGACATCAATGCTGAGCTAATTGTAAAGCTCAACGAGATAGGTGGATCTGAAGCAAACGTTGCGTCTGGTTACCATGCTATTGAGTTTTTGCTTTGGGGGCAGGACTTGAATGGTACGAAAAGTGGAGCAGGACAACGACCTTATACTGATTTTGTAGTCGGTAAGGGCTGCACTAACGGACATTGTGACCGCCGCGGTCAGTATTTAAAAGCTGCAGCACAATTGTTAGTGAAAGACTTAACTTGGATGGAAAATCAATGGACTGTTAGCTCTAAGGGGAACTATCGAGAAACTTTAGTCAGTGAGTCATCTGAAGAAGGATTACGCAAAATTTTGTTCGGAATGGGGTCACTTTCTCTAGGTGAGTTAGCAGGTGAACGAATGAAAGTCGCACTTGAGGCAAACTCCACAGAAGATGAGCACGACTGTTTTTCAGATAATACGCATTATTCTCACTACTACAATGAGAAGGGCATATATAACGTTTATACCGGAACTTATAAACGCGTAGATGGCTCGATCGTAAACGGAGCCAGCATTGCAGACCTGGTAAACCAGAAAAATGCCCAAGCAGAGAAAATCATTAAGAAAGACTTTGATAATGCATTGAACGAAGTGAAGAAGATCGTTGATGAAGCAGAAAACAATGATCAACATTTTGACCAGCTCATCGCCGCAAACAACAAAAATGGCCACAAAATTGTCAACAATGCGATTGTCGCACTCGTCAAACAGACAGCTTCTATTGAGCGTGCTGCGAGCATAATTGGAATCAATAACCTAAATCCAGATACTGCTGACCATGAATTTTAA
- a CDS encoding FeoC-like transcriptional regulator: MNSLLGLRNYIRKHHQATLSDLQCQFDGSDQMLEALLCELETRGKVVKSDTPIGSCSQKTCKGCSEGQSDTLYRWYEAELTVCLVS; the protein is encoded by the coding sequence ATGAATTCTTTGCTAGGGCTACGTAATTATATTCGTAAGCACCATCAAGCGACATTGTCTGACTTACAGTGTCAGTTTGATGGCAGTGACCAAATGCTGGAAGCTCTGCTATGTGAACTAGAAACTCGGGGAAAAGTAGTCAAATCTGATACTCCTATTGGTTCATGTAGTCAGAAAACTTGCAAAGGATGCAGTGAAGGGCAAAGCGATACTTTATATCGTTGGTATGAAGCTGAATTGACCGTCTGTTTAGTAAGCTAA
- the feoB gene encoding Fe(2+) transporter permease subunit FeoB has protein sequence MSTPRKIALLGNPNSGKTTLFNLLTGAKQRTGNWSGVTVDRKEGDFQIEGQQVTAVDLPGTYSLASVSAKGGLDERIACQYILSEDADVIVNIVDAANLERNLYLTLQLLEMKVPVVVALNMIDTAKKKNIHIDAEELSKTLGCPVIPMVTTRKQGISELKQAILKQCNNASINSFSVDYPQNILAAREYLNSQVKEHAPGLQRTDWLSLRLLENDLLSRDMISEADTSGQLGDLTTQYVRSLEDADLEVADSRYQAISKIYQGVVENRVATRDKLTQVVDSIVLNKYLGLPIFLLVMYFMFVVSINIGGGLQPIFDEGSAAIFIDGTTWLGHFIGLPAALTAILAQGIGGGINTILPFVPQIGLMFLYLSLLEDSGYMARAAFVIDRFMQAIGLPGKSFVPLIVGFGCNIPTVMATRTLDTPRDRIMTSMMAPFMTCGARLAIFGVFAAAFFHGVGSFVVFSLYLLGIVVAVLTGLLLKKTLLTGEPHPFVMEMPVYHLPNPFTALILTWSRLKRFLFKAGKIIIPVCAIVLGLNSITFSGKVINPGEQQQSALAEIGKTVTPIFEPMGVQKDNWPATVGLFTGFLAKEVVIGTLNSLYTAQAADSQPFDYKNFDLGAELKQALDDTWSGLKDSVSIDTWLNPIEAGQADASMGTSSMGHMRLLFGTAFAAYAYLIFVLLYVPCVATVGAIAREVGRNWANLSTAWGLLVAYAVAVIFYQAATILEHPQSSISWILGMLAVIFAFLYGLRKYSKTGVDWELPEVSATNKSCCG, from the coding sequence ATGTCTACACCTCGAAAGATTGCGCTGCTCGGAAATCCTAACAGCGGAAAAACGACCTTGTTCAATTTACTCACAGGTGCAAAGCAGCGCACAGGAAATTGGTCTGGCGTTACAGTCGATCGCAAGGAAGGCGATTTCCAGATAGAAGGCCAGCAGGTAACTGCGGTTGATTTACCAGGGACATATAGTCTAGCTTCAGTCTCAGCAAAAGGTGGCTTAGATGAGCGCATCGCATGTCAGTATATTCTGAGTGAAGATGCAGATGTAATCGTGAACATTGTCGATGCTGCTAACCTTGAAAGAAACTTATACCTAACTCTGCAACTTCTCGAGATGAAGGTCCCGGTCGTTGTTGCTCTTAATATGATTGACACGGCTAAGAAAAAGAACATCCATATTGATGCAGAAGAGTTGTCGAAAACCCTAGGCTGCCCTGTTATTCCAATGGTGACAACTCGTAAACAAGGTATAAGTGAGCTTAAACAAGCCATTCTTAAACAATGCAACAACGCTTCCATTAATTCATTTTCTGTCGACTATCCGCAAAATATACTAGCAGCGCGCGAGTATCTTAATAGTCAGGTTAAGGAACATGCTCCAGGTTTGCAACGTACAGACTGGCTGAGCTTACGCCTTTTAGAAAATGATCTTCTAAGTCGAGATATGATTTCAGAGGCAGATACAAGTGGTCAGTTGGGAGACCTAACGACCCAGTATGTTCGGTCCCTTGAAGATGCTGACCTCGAGGTTGCAGATTCTCGATATCAAGCTATCAGCAAAATTTATCAAGGTGTTGTTGAAAATAGAGTAGCGACAAGAGATAAGCTGACTCAAGTGGTTGATAGTATTGTGCTGAATAAATACTTAGGGCTGCCAATATTCTTGCTTGTCATGTACTTCATGTTTGTCGTTTCCATCAACATTGGTGGTGGCTTGCAGCCTATATTTGATGAAGGTTCAGCGGCAATCTTTATTGATGGAACAACATGGTTAGGGCATTTTATTGGTTTGCCAGCTGCTTTAACTGCAATCCTTGCTCAAGGTATTGGCGGTGGTATCAATACTATCTTGCCATTTGTACCTCAAATTGGGTTAATGTTCTTATACTTATCGCTACTGGAAGACTCCGGCTACATGGCGCGAGCTGCTTTTGTTATTGACCGCTTTATGCAAGCGATAGGTTTACCGGGCAAATCTTTTGTACCGCTAATTGTTGGCTTTGGCTGTAATATTCCAACAGTGATGGCAACTCGGACGCTGGACACGCCACGCGACCGAATCATGACAAGCATGATGGCACCGTTTATGACTTGTGGTGCACGCTTAGCTATCTTTGGCGTATTTGCAGCAGCGTTCTTCCATGGTGTCGGCAGTTTCGTGGTTTTCTCTCTGTATTTGCTCGGTATTGTGGTTGCTGTTTTGACAGGGCTTCTGCTTAAGAAAACTCTGTTGACTGGTGAACCGCATCCGTTTGTTATGGAAATGCCTGTCTATCACTTGCCAAACCCATTTACTGCGTTGATATTGACTTGGAGCCGACTCAAGAGATTCCTATTCAAAGCGGGCAAAATCATTATTCCTGTGTGTGCTATTGTCCTTGGACTAAATAGTATTACCTTCTCAGGAAAAGTGATTAACCCGGGTGAACAGCAGCAATCTGCATTGGCAGAAATTGGTAAAACAGTCACGCCAATATTTGAACCAATGGGTGTTCAGAAAGACAACTGGCCTGCAACGGTAGGTCTATTTACTGGTTTCCTTGCAAAAGAAGTGGTTATCGGTACTTTGAATTCACTTTACACCGCTCAAGCAGCGGACAGTCAACCGTTCGATTACAAGAATTTTGACTTGGGTGCTGAGCTAAAGCAGGCGTTGGACGACACTTGGAGTGGTTTGAAAGATAGTGTCTCAATTGATACATGGTTAAACCCAATAGAAGCTGGGCAGGCTGATGCGTCAATGGGAACATCTTCGATGGGCCATATGCGCTTACTATTTGGCACAGCTTTCGCGGCTTATGCTTACCTAATCTTCGTATTGCTTTATGTACCTTGCGTTGCAACTGTCGGAGCAATTGCTCGTGAAGTCGGTCGTAACTGGGCAAACCTTTCTACAGCTTGGGGCCTACTTGTTGCTTATGCGGTCGCGGTTATCTTTTATCAAGCCGCTACTATTCTGGAACATCCACAATCCAGCATAAGTTGGATCTTAGGGATGCTCGCTGTGATCTTTGCTTTCTTGTATGGGTTAAGAAAATACAGCAAAACAGGCGTGGATTGGGAGCTCCCAGAAGTTTCTGCTACGAATAAGAGCTGCTGCGGCTAG
- a CDS encoding FeoA domain-containing protein, giving the protein MSTVQPGQHYTVDKYTKEMSLDFRHRLMAMGMIPGSTFQVIRKAPLGDPIEIEVKGFLLSLRKKELSLLNISPRKL; this is encoded by the coding sequence ATGTCTACGGTACAGCCTGGTCAACATTACACTGTTGATAAATACACAAAAGAAATGAGCCTTGATTTCCGCCATCGCCTTATGGCTATGGGTATGATTCCTGGTTCTACCTTCCAGGTCATTCGCAAAGCACCATTGGGTGACCCAATAGAAATCGAGGTCAAAGGCTTTTTACTTAGCTTAAGAAAAAAAGAATTATCACTGCTAAACATTTCTCCTAGGAAATTATGA
- a CDS encoding FeoC-like transcriptional regulator, translating to MILSELKLYVETSGAATRAELAKHFRMSEDGVDAMMNVWVEKGKVTRCIDTNQHQKVTRVRYKLVEGLSIPLNVTV from the coding sequence ATGATATTGAGTGAGCTAAAGTTGTATGTCGAAACTAGTGGTGCAGCGACAAGAGCTGAGCTAGCCAAGCACTTTCGTATGAGTGAAGACGGAGTTGACGCCATGATGAACGTCTGGGTAGAGAAGGGAAAAGTAACCCGCTGCATTGATACAAATCAGCACCAGAAAGTAACTAGAGTTCGCTACAAGTTAGTTGAAGGCCTTTCCATTCCCCTCAACGTCACGGTTTAG
- the feoB gene encoding Fe(2+) transporter permease subunit FeoB, translated as MRYNILTVGNPNSGKTTLFNGLTGAKQQVGNWAGVTVEKKTGRYQHAGDDFHLTDLPGIYALDSGNDANSMDESIASRAVLSHEADLIINVVDATSLERSLYMTLQLRELGRPMVVILNKMDALKRERQTIDVKKLSKQLGCPVYSLSANNRQQVSKLKEHLHKDLVQGIALESFSVDYGEVLESGIEELAPLFSSQSYVHPRALAVRALENDSLVVNTLTEEKRNDIHRVRSSIELDIDLQVTDTKYTYLHQLCQKVRRTEGKLSRSFTQKADKIILNKWVGIPFFFFVMYLMFMFSINIGSAFIDFFDISVGALLVDGGHHLLDGVLPVWLVTIVADGLGGGIQTVATFIPVIACLYLFLACLESSGYMSRAAFVLDKVMQKIGLPGKAFVPLVLGFGCNVPAIMATRTLDQERERKLAASMAPFMSCGARLPVYALFAAAFFPSSGQNVVFALYLLGIVAAVFTGLILKKTIYPGSSDSLVMEMPDYEIPTLQNVLIKTWQKLKRFVLGAGKTIVVVVMILSFLNSLGTDGSFGNEDSNNSVLSKISQVATPVFEPIGINKDNWQATVGIITGIFAKEAVVGTLNNLYTTDKADDEEYDLLGSLKEALQSIPDNLAALNYSDPLGIEVGDLKDTNEVAQDQEVNTSIFGNLQSHFVTSSAAFSYLIFILLYTPCVAAMGAYVREFGKKYARFIAVWTMGLAYMSAALFYQSTQIMVTPVQSLSWIAGIVLVGVLVYQCLKRKANQQKAFKESLA; from the coding sequence ATGAGATATAACATTTTAACGGTTGGAAACCCAAACAGTGGTAAGACAACGCTTTTTAATGGCCTAACAGGGGCCAAGCAGCAAGTTGGTAACTGGGCTGGCGTGACAGTTGAAAAGAAAACAGGTCGCTACCAACATGCAGGTGACGATTTTCACCTCACCGATTTGCCAGGCATTTACGCACTAGACAGCGGCAATGATGCGAATAGCATGGATGAGTCAATTGCTTCTAGAGCTGTACTTAGCCACGAAGCCGATCTCATCATTAATGTCGTTGATGCAACAAGCTTAGAGCGCAGCTTATATATGACGCTGCAGCTAAGAGAACTTGGCCGCCCGATGGTGGTGATTCTCAACAAAATGGATGCGCTTAAGAGAGAGCGACAAACTATCGATGTGAAGAAGCTGAGCAAACAATTAGGCTGCCCGGTTTACTCTTTGTCTGCAAATAATAGGCAGCAAGTTAGCAAGCTCAAAGAGCATTTACATAAAGATTTGGTTCAAGGAATCGCATTAGAAAGCTTCAGTGTAGATTACGGAGAAGTACTTGAGTCTGGTATTGAAGAGCTCGCCCCTTTATTTTCCTCACAGTCTTACGTGCACCCACGTGCTTTAGCAGTACGTGCATTGGAAAACGATAGCCTAGTTGTAAACACTCTCACGGAAGAAAAGCGCAACGACATCCATCGAGTTCGCTCTTCAATTGAGCTAGATATCGACCTGCAGGTGACAGACACTAAATATACTTACCTTCATCAGCTATGCCAGAAAGTGCGCAGAACAGAAGGAAAACTAAGCCGCAGCTTTACTCAAAAAGCGGATAAGATCATTTTGAATAAGTGGGTCGGTATACCATTTTTCTTCTTTGTTATGTACCTGATGTTTATGTTCTCTATCAATATAGGCAGCGCATTTATCGACTTTTTTGATATCAGTGTTGGTGCTTTATTGGTTGATGGCGGACACCATTTGCTCGATGGCGTTTTACCAGTCTGGCTAGTGACTATAGTAGCTGACGGTTTAGGTGGTGGTATTCAAACTGTCGCGACCTTTATACCGGTAATCGCTTGTTTGTACTTATTCCTAGCTTGTTTGGAAAGCTCAGGCTATATGTCTCGCGCTGCATTCGTGCTCGATAAAGTGATGCAAAAAATCGGCTTGCCGGGTAAAGCGTTTGTTCCATTAGTACTTGGCTTTGGCTGTAATGTTCCTGCGATTATGGCGACAAGAACGTTAGATCAAGAGCGTGAACGTAAACTCGCTGCTTCTATGGCTCCGTTTATGTCTTGTGGTGCAAGACTGCCAGTATACGCTTTGTTTGCAGCAGCCTTTTTTCCAAGCTCAGGCCAAAATGTTGTATTTGCATTGTACTTACTGGGTATTGTAGCGGCGGTTTTCACTGGATTAATCCTTAAGAAGACGATTTACCCGGGTTCGAGTGATTCACTTGTAATGGAAATGCCAGATTATGAAATTCCAACATTGCAAAATGTGCTTATCAAAACATGGCAGAAGCTGAAGCGTTTTGTGTTGGGCGCGGGTAAGACAATCGTAGTTGTTGTTATGATTCTTAGCTTTCTTAATTCATTAGGTACCGATGGCAGTTTTGGCAATGAAGATAGCAACAATTCGGTGTTGTCTAAAATATCGCAAGTTGCTACTCCAGTATTTGAACCTATTGGGATCAACAAAGATAATTGGCAAGCGACGGTTGGTATCATTACCGGTATCTTCGCGAAAGAAGCGGTGGTCGGCACTTTGAACAATCTTTATACCACCGATAAAGCGGATGATGAAGAGTACGATTTATTAGGCAGTTTAAAAGAAGCGCTGCAATCGATCCCTGATAACTTGGCTGCTCTGAACTACTCAGATCCACTAGGAATTGAAGTAGGGGATCTGAAAGACACCAATGAAGTTGCACAAGATCAGGAAGTAAACACTTCTATCTTTGGTAATCTACAGTCGCACTTTGTTACTAGTAGTGCTGCGTTTTCTTACCTTATCTTTATTTTGCTGTATACGCCGTGCGTTGCTGCAATGGGTGCTTATGTCAGAGAGTTTGGTAAAAAGTATGCGCGATTCATTGCTGTATGGACCATGGGCCTTGCCTATATGAGTGCGGCACTGTTCTATCAGTCGACTCAAATCATGGTGACTCCAGTACAAAGTTTGTCTTGGATTGCTGGAATAGTATTGGTAGGAGTGTTGGTGTATCAGTGTCTCAAACGTAAAGCCAACCAGCAAAAAGCCTTTAAGGAAAGTCTCGCATGA
- a CDS encoding FeoA family protein, whose protein sequence is MKLSQLQQGQCATIQGFDQLTNDVRKKLMIMGILPNTEVTLIRRAPMGDPLQVEVRGVSIAVRNSIAESILVGEPQ, encoded by the coding sequence ATGAAGCTATCACAATTACAGCAAGGGCAGTGCGCCACTATTCAGGGATTCGATCAGTTAACGAATGATGTTCGCAAGAAGTTGATGATCATGGGCATTCTTCCAAACACGGAAGTCACACTGATAAGAAGAGCTCCTATGGGTGACCCACTACAGGTCGAAGTACGTGGCGTATCTATCGCCGTACGTAACTCTATCGCGGAATCAATTTTAGTCGGGGAACCACAATGA
- the purF gene encoding amidophosphoribosyltransferase — protein MCGIVGIVGTSPVNQSIYDALTVLQHRGQDAAGICTIESNRFRLRKANGLVKDVFEAKHMQRLQGSVGIGHVRYPTAGSSSASEAQPFYVNSPFGITLAHNGNLTNAHEVREKLFDKDRRHLNTTSDSEVLLNVLAHEIDTVKGNVTSEDVFRAVTNVHRAIKGAYAVAAMIIGHGLIAFRDPNGIRPLCLGKREVEGRTEYMVASESVALDAVGFDFVRDVAPGEAIYATFEGELFTKQCADNPTLNPCIFEFVYFARPDSFIDKISVYSARVEMGKKLGQRIRDDFSHLDIDVVIPIPETSCDIALQIAQLIDKPYRQGFVKNRYVGRTFIMPGQQQRKKSVRRKLNAIRSEFKGKNVLLVDDSIVRGTTSEQIIEMARDSGAKKVFMVSAAPEIRFPNVYGIDMPSANELIAHGRDNDEICKQIGADELIFQSLEDLVTAVGSGNSEITKFETSVFNGEYVTGDIDQKYLDFLQSLRSDDAKVQREIKQELANLELHNEGS, from the coding sequence ATGTGTGGTATTGTTGGAATCGTGGGTACATCGCCTGTAAACCAGTCAATTTATGATGCATTGACGGTATTACAGCATCGTGGCCAAGATGCCGCTGGTATTTGTACCATAGAAAGCAATCGTTTTCGTTTGCGCAAAGCAAATGGCTTAGTTAAAGATGTGTTTGAAGCAAAACACATGCAGCGCCTTCAAGGTTCAGTTGGGATTGGACACGTTCGCTACCCAACAGCTGGAAGCTCAAGTGCTTCAGAAGCTCAACCATTTTATGTCAATTCTCCATTTGGAATCACACTTGCTCACAACGGTAACCTCACTAACGCGCATGAAGTTCGTGAAAAGTTGTTTGATAAAGATCGCCGCCATTTAAACACAACGTCAGATTCTGAAGTTCTACTTAATGTGTTGGCTCATGAGATCGACACGGTTAAAGGAAATGTCACCTCTGAAGATGTATTTAGAGCGGTTACTAACGTTCATCGAGCGATAAAAGGTGCATACGCTGTTGCTGCGATGATAATCGGCCACGGCTTGATTGCTTTCCGTGATCCAAATGGTATTCGCCCTTTATGCTTGGGCAAGCGTGAGGTTGAAGGACGTACAGAGTATATGGTTGCGTCAGAATCTGTTGCATTGGATGCGGTAGGTTTTGATTTTGTTCGCGATGTTGCTCCTGGTGAGGCTATCTATGCGACTTTCGAAGGCGAGTTATTTACTAAGCAATGTGCTGATAACCCAACGCTAAATCCATGTATTTTTGAGTTTGTTTACTTTGCTCGCCCAGATTCATTTATCGATAAGATTTCTGTTTATAGCGCTCGTGTTGAAATGGGTAAGAAGTTAGGCCAGCGCATTCGAGATGATTTTAGTCACCTAGATATCGATGTCGTGATTCCAATTCCTGAGACGTCTTGTGATATCGCTTTGCAAATAGCACAGTTAATTGATAAGCCGTATCGCCAAGGTTTTGTTAAAAACCGCTATGTTGGTCGCACCTTTATTATGCCTGGGCAACAGCAACGTAAGAAGTCCGTAAGACGTAAGCTGAATGCAATCCGTTCAGAATTTAAAGGCAAAAATGTTCTGCTGGTAGACGACTCGATTGTACGTGGGACGACTTCTGAGCAAATCATCGAGATGGCGAGAGATTCTGGTGCGAAGAAGGTGTTTATGGTTTCAGCAGCACCTGAAATTCGTTTCCCTAACGTGTACGGCATTGATATGCCAAGTGCAAATGAGCTTATCGCTCACGGTCGTGATAACGATGAGATTTGTAAGCAGATTGGTGCCGATGAACTTATCTTCCAATCTTTAGAAGACCTAGTAACCGCGGTTGGTTCGGGTAATTCAGAAATCACTAAGTTTGAAACATCTGTATTTAACGGTGAGTATGTCACGGGTGATATAGACCAGAAATACTTAGATTTTCTACAGTCTCTTCGCAGTGATGATGCTAAGGTGCAACGAGAGATCAAACAAGAGCTTGCTAACCTCGAGTTACATAACGAAGGCTCTTAG
- a CDS encoding CvpA family protein → MNWLDIVILSVIGLSAVISLIRGFAKEALSLVIWIGAFFIASEYYAKLAVYFTNFQDQAFRNGAAIAALFIATLIVGAIVNYVISQLVQKTGLSGTDRVLGMVFGAARGVLVVSAILFFMDAFTNASNMAWWKASVLVPQFSHIIAPFFEHLQASSSFLSGAV, encoded by the coding sequence ATGAATTGGTTAGATATTGTCATTTTAAGTGTGATCGGCTTGTCGGCTGTGATCAGTTTAATACGTGGTTTCGCTAAAGAAGCTTTGTCATTAGTGATTTGGATTGGCGCCTTTTTTATCGCCAGTGAGTATTACGCGAAATTAGCGGTGTACTTTACCAACTTCCAAGATCAAGCTTTTCGAAATGGCGCTGCGATAGCTGCACTTTTTATTGCGACACTGATTGTCGGTGCCATAGTAAATTATGTGATCAGCCAGTTGGTTCAAAAAACAGGTTTGTCGGGAACAGATAGAGTATTGGGTATGGTATTTGGTGCAGCTAGGGGAGTCTTAGTTGTGTCAGCAATCCTATTCTTTATGGATGCTTTTACCAATGCTTCAAATATGGCTTGGTGGAAGGCTTCAGTACTGGTCCCACAGTTTAGCCATATCATCGCACCGTTTTTTGAGCACTTACAAGCATCATCAAGTTTCTTATCTGGCGCAGTATAG
- a CDS encoding SPOR domain-containing protein, producing the protein MASKFQNRLVGTIILVAIGVIVLPDFLDGKKTHYQDDIASIPIKPSTSSDSENYKIVNPVQDTKSLPKQPVEVTVDSGNTTAAANQSGSVNVEVKQTTQQAKFKDNAWIIQLMALKNADNAKNVVKDLQKRGYQAHSKKENGFTRVIIGPNISKQKLQREIVELEKITGSKGRLLKFNPLNP; encoded by the coding sequence ATGGCTAGCAAGTTTCAAAATCGGCTAGTAGGCACGATAATACTGGTGGCAATTGGTGTTATCGTCTTGCCTGATTTTTTGGACGGAAAGAAAACGCATTATCAAGATGATATCGCGAGTATTCCAATCAAGCCATCAACTAGCAGTGATAGTGAAAACTATAAGATTGTGAATCCAGTCCAAGACACGAAAAGCTTACCTAAGCAGCCCGTCGAAGTGACGGTCGATTCAGGTAATACAACCGCCGCTGCCAATCAATCGGGTTCGGTTAACGTTGAGGTCAAACAAACCACACAACAGGCCAAATTTAAGGACAATGCTTGGATTATTCAGCTGATGGCGCTGAAAAATGCTGACAATGCCAAAAATGTGGTTAAAGACCTACAAAAAAGAGGGTATCAAGCCCATAGTAAAAAGGAAAATGGATTTACTAGGGTGATTATTGGCCCAAATATTTCTAAGCAAAAACTACAACGAGAAATCGTTGAGCTAGAAAAGATAACAGGCTCAAAAGGTCGATTGCTTAAATTTAATCCATTAAACCCATAA
- the folC gene encoding bifunctional tetrahydrofolate synthase/dihydrofolate synthase → MTDSSTPNATSPLSVWLEYLSNIHSSAIDLGLERAETVARHANLTHPGKKVITVAGTNGKGSTCAIMEAILLEAGYRVGVYSSPHLIRYNERVRINGKELPDEEHSRAFDFIEKQREQVSLSYFEYGTLAALYLFKDYDVDVVLLEVGLGGRLDATNVVDHDVSVITSLAIDHVDWLGDDINVIGFEKAGIFRSGKPAICGQPKPPSTVPAHADDIGAEFYQVGIQFDYKLVGDGKWRWNSGSFVVEDLPIPNLPLQNAATALMALGASELEISDVDVVDGLSKATLPGRMQLINDAPTILLDVAHNPHSAKYLGEELQKRYPDKTIHAVVAMLEDKDISATLSELSHVVDKWYPASLQGPRAATAQDLCQHLSGNVQQYDDPVAAFESALTQVTSDEVIIVVGSFFTVGMVLEHWESKGK, encoded by the coding sequence ATGACTGACTCTTCTACTCCTAATGCCACATCGCCCCTGTCGGTGTGGCTTGAATACCTATCAAATATTCACTCCAGTGCTATCGATCTTGGATTAGAGCGTGCAGAGACTGTAGCAAGACATGCCAACCTGACCCATCCAGGGAAAAAAGTGATTACCGTTGCTGGAACAAATGGCAAAGGTTCTACGTGCGCAATAATGGAAGCGATTCTGTTAGAAGCGGGCTACCGTGTTGGTGTCTATAGTTCTCCACATCTTATTCGCTACAATGAGCGTGTTCGAATCAATGGTAAAGAGTTACCCGATGAAGAACATTCTAGAGCATTTGATTTCATCGAAAAGCAGAGAGAGCAAGTTAGTCTTAGCTATTTCGAGTACGGCACCTTAGCCGCACTCTACCTTTTCAAAGATTACGATGTCGATGTTGTTTTACTTGAAGTTGGCCTTGGCGGAAGGCTTGATGCAACCAATGTTGTTGACCATGACGTATCCGTTATTACCAGTTTAGCTATTGATCATGTGGATTGGCTTGGTGATGATATTAACGTTATCGGCTTTGAGAAAGCAGGTATATTCCGCTCGGGTAAGCCAGCTATCTGTGGTCAGCCAAAACCACCAAGCACAGTGCCTGCTCATGCTGATGATATTGGTGCTGAATTCTACCAAGTTGGAATCCAATTTGATTACAAGCTTGTCGGTGATGGCAAGTGGCGCTGGAATAGTGGTTCGTTCGTAGTTGAAGATTTACCAATTCCAAACCTACCATTGCAGAATGCAGCTACTGCTTTAATGGCGTTAGGTGCTTCAGAGTTAGAAATTAGTGATGTCGATGTGGTCGACGGGTTATCTAAAGCAACGCTACCTGGCAGAATGCAGCTTATTAACGATGCTCCGACGATATTGTTAGATGTGGCGCATAACCCTCACTCTGCGAAGTATCTAGGTGAGGAACTCCAAAAGCGTTACCCAGATAAAACCATCCATGCCGTTGTTGCTATGCTTGAAGACAAAGATATCTCAGCAACACTGTCTGAGCTTTCTCATGTTGTAGATAAATGGTACCCCGCTTCACTGCAAGGCCCTCGCGCTGCAACTGCGCAGGACCTGTGTCAACATTTATCAGGGAACGTTCAGCAATATGACGATCCAGTAGCTGCATTTGAATCAGCGTTGACACAGGTAACGTCGGATGAAGTCATTATTGTTGTTGGTTCATTTTTCACTGTCGGAATGGTTTTAGAGCATTGGGAATCAAAGGGAAAATAG